A region of Phycisphaerae bacterium DNA encodes the following proteins:
- a CDS encoding J domain-containing protein, with translation MSERDYYEVLGIPRNATPDQIKRAYRSLAKKYHPDRNPGDKTAESRFKEVQAAYEVLSDPEKRKLYDQFGHAGARGPTGGWRSGPGGQRVYTWKSGGGPDIPIEDLDDLFSVFAGGSGRRKGTGRSIFEEFFKSAGRSGGEFHEQAAAGTDVEHPVELSFEQAVQGTKLDLTLTEPRTGATQRITVKIPPGVADGQRIRLRGKGGSGGPGMPAGDLYIVCRVKPHPYFRREGNDIYLDLPLTISEAALGTRVEIPTLAGRTMLTVPPGTPSGAKLRLKGQGVRVAGKVPGHLYAVVRIVPPKSPTPQQRELFERLRQTEQESPRVGLGW, from the coding sequence ATGTCCGAACGTGATTACTACGAAGTGCTCGGAATACCGCGCAATGCCACACCGGATCAGATTAAGCGTGCTTACCGCAGTCTGGCCAAGAAGTATCACCCCGACCGCAATCCCGGCGATAAAACCGCGGAGAGCCGCTTCAAGGAAGTCCAGGCGGCCTACGAGGTATTGAGCGACCCTGAGAAGCGCAAACTCTACGACCAGTTCGGCCACGCCGGGGCACGCGGTCCAACCGGCGGCTGGCGGTCGGGGCCCGGCGGACAACGCGTCTACACGTGGAAGTCGGGTGGGGGGCCCGATATTCCCATCGAAGATCTTGATGACCTGTTCAGTGTCTTCGCGGGGGGCAGCGGACGCCGAAAAGGAACGGGGCGAAGCATCTTCGAGGAGTTCTTCAAGAGTGCAGGTCGATCGGGAGGCGAGTTCCACGAGCAAGCGGCGGCGGGAACGGACGTCGAACATCCCGTGGAGCTGAGTTTTGAGCAGGCCGTCCAAGGCACCAAGCTCGACCTGACGCTGACCGAGCCCCGCACGGGGGCCACCCAGCGCATTACCGTGAAGATTCCGCCGGGCGTGGCTGATGGCCAGCGAATTCGGCTTCGCGGCAAGGGCGGCTCGGGCGGACCTGGGATGCCGGCAGGCGATCTGTACATCGTTTGCCGGGTCAAGCCTCATCCGTATTTCAGGCGCGAAGGCAACGACATCTATCTTGACCTGCCCTTGACCATCTCAGAGGCTGCCCTTGGGACCCGCGTGGAGATTCCCACCCTTGCCGGACGGACCATGCTGACCGTTCCTCCAGGAACGCCGAGCGGCGCCAAACTCCGCCTCAAAGGCCAAGGCGTCCGAGTCGCCGGCAAAGTCCCAGGTCATCTCTACGCGGTGGTGCGAATCGTTCCTCCAAAGTCTCCGACGCCTCAGCAACGCGAGCTATTTGAGAGACTCCGCCAGACCGAGCAGGAGTCGCCACGAGTCGGCCTGGGCTGGTGA